A single genomic interval of Methyloceanibacter caenitepidi harbors:
- a CDS encoding AraC family transcriptional regulator — MGNESGKSPSSNRITLSSAHFAAHLDSRARERAWREQSEEAFGVFDVTCSEDHPFEAHITLTGFGAVQLMEARDTFTRVARTAQNIAYDGSHDFFLNVNFGHGATTLIKQRGREMEIAPGTMGLTSRGDPGLLEWEPLGTTWAACVPRTMLDELLRSPDDVVMRAMDPHAPATRFLQDYLAFLFARHDVDDDPAVTDHVGRTLADLIALALGATSDAAEIAGLRGVRAARLQMILAGIQDGFDDPQFSAQVLAAKLGLSPRYVQNLLSETGRPLSDRVVELRLQKARKMLSEPSCAGMKVGDIAYACGFNEVPYFNRRFRSRFGASPTEYRPL, encoded by the coding sequence ATGGGCAACGAGAGCGGGAAAAGTCCGTCCAGCAATCGGATCACCCTGTCGTCAGCTCACTTTGCGGCCCATCTCGATAGCCGTGCGCGCGAGCGCGCGTGGCGGGAGCAGTCGGAAGAAGCGTTCGGCGTGTTTGACGTGACCTGCAGCGAGGACCACCCGTTCGAGGCGCATATCACCCTGACCGGTTTCGGCGCCGTGCAGCTCATGGAAGCCCGCGACACGTTCACCCGCGTCGCCAGGACCGCGCAGAATATCGCCTATGACGGCTCGCACGATTTCTTCCTAAACGTGAACTTCGGCCACGGCGCGACGACGCTAATCAAGCAGCGCGGCCGGGAAATGGAGATCGCCCCAGGGACGATGGGGCTGACCTCGCGGGGCGACCCGGGGCTGCTCGAATGGGAGCCGTTGGGCACCACGTGGGCGGCCTGCGTCCCGCGCACCATGCTGGACGAGCTCCTTAGGAGCCCCGACGACGTTGTCATGCGCGCCATGGATCCACACGCGCCCGCGACGCGGTTCCTGCAAGACTACCTGGCGTTCCTGTTCGCCCGCCACGATGTCGATGACGATCCCGCGGTGACCGACCATGTGGGCCGGACCCTCGCCGACCTCATTGCGCTGGCGCTCGGCGCAACCAGCGACGCGGCTGAGATCGCGGGACTTCGCGGGGTGCGCGCCGCGCGGCTGCAGATGATCCTCGCAGGCATTCAGGACGGCTTCGACGACCCGCAATTTTCGGCGCAAGTCTTGGCCGCGAAACTCGGCCTATCGCCGCGCTATGTCCAGAACCTGCTCAGCGAAACCGGGAGACCTCTTTCGGATCGCGTCGTTGAACTTCGCCTTCAGAAAGCGCGCAAAATGCTGTCGGAGCCGTCTTGCGCCGGCATGAAGGTCGGTGACATCGCCTATGCGTGCGGCTTCAACGAGGTCCCCTACTTCAACAGGCGCTTCCGCAGCCGCTTCGGCGCGTCACCGACGGAATATCGGCCATTGTAG
- the moaB gene encoding molybdenum cofactor biosynthesis protein B — translation MSARIDYTRSFVPLRIAVLTISDTRTAKTDKSGPLLVKMIEEAGHIIADRMVVSDDEKSIRKAVKAWVKTDGIDVVITTGGTGFTGRDVTPEAVRPLFDKEIEGFSALFHMLSYQTVGTSTVQSRACGGLAKETLIFSVPGSPGACEDAWNGILKFQLDARHRPCSFVELLPRLAEGKKGKKDKKKG, via the coding sequence ATGTCTGCCCGCATCGACTACACGCGCTCCTTCGTTCCGCTACGCATCGCCGTGCTGACGATCTCGGATACGCGCACGGCGAAGACGGACAAGTCGGGCCCCCTCCTCGTCAAGATGATCGAAGAGGCCGGCCACATCATCGCCGACCGGATGGTGGTATCGGACGATGAGAAATCCATTCGCAAGGCGGTGAAGGCCTGGGTGAAGACGGACGGCATCGATGTCGTCATCACGACCGGCGGGACTGGGTTCACCGGACGCGACGTGACGCCCGAAGCGGTGCGTCCGCTGTTCGACAAAGAGATCGAGGGCTTTTCGGCGCTGTTTCACATGCTCAGCTATCAGACGGTCGGCACGTCGACGGTGCAGAGCCGCGCCTGCGGCGGCCTCGCCAAGGAGACGCTGATCTTCTCCGTGCCCGGATCGCCCGGCGCGTGCGAAGACGCCTGGAACGGCATTCTGAAGTTCCAACTCGACGCGCGCCACCGCCCCTGCTCTTTCGTCGAGCTCCTGCCCCGCCTCGCCGAGGGCAAAAAAGGGAAGAAGGATAAGAAGAAGGGGTAA
- a CDS encoding uracil-DNA glycosylase produces the protein MSESAAKQSSPLLEWYAAMGVDEAIGDAPVDRFAASATSPQPQEPAAKVRRPDPRPASKAPPTTPPRAKRPAGPPPQANTPGPTLDGIETLAALEEAAAAFDGCPLKRTAKTTCFARGSEQAKVMLIGEAPGRDEDLQGKPFVGRAGKLLDKMLSSIGLDETSVYITNTIYWRPPGNRTPTPQEIASCAPFLTRQIELLKPEVIVLLGGAAAKSMLETSEGIMRLRGKWKLYHAKDRDIPTLATLHPAYLLRSPEAKRYAWRDLLMLKEKLSTLQ, from the coding sequence ATGAGTGAAAGCGCCGCAAAACAGTCCTCACCCCTGCTGGAGTGGTATGCCGCCATGGGCGTGGACGAGGCTATCGGGGACGCTCCGGTGGACCGTTTCGCTGCATCCGCCACTTCGCCCCAGCCCCAAGAGCCGGCCGCAAAGGTGCGGAGACCCGATCCGAGGCCGGCGTCCAAGGCCCCACCAACGACCCCACCCAGGGCCAAGCGCCCCGCCGGACCGCCGCCCCAGGCAAACACGCCCGGCCCCACGCTGGATGGGATCGAGACCCTCGCCGCCCTCGAAGAGGCTGCGGCGGCCTTCGACGGCTGCCCCCTGAAACGGACCGCAAAGACGACGTGTTTTGCGCGCGGGAGCGAGCAAGCCAAGGTGATGCTGATCGGGGAGGCGCCGGGCCGCGACGAGGATCTGCAAGGCAAACCCTTCGTCGGGCGGGCCGGCAAGCTTCTGGACAAGATGCTGTCCTCGATCGGCCTCGACGAGACATCCGTCTACATCACCAACACGATCTATTGGCGCCCGCCCGGCAACCGCACGCCGACGCCTCAGGAAATCGCCTCCTGCGCGCCGTTTCTCACGCGCCAGATCGAACTGCTCAAGCCGGAAGTGATCGTGCTGCTCGGCGGCGCGGCCGCCAAGTCCATGCTCGAAACGAGCGAAGGCATCATGCGCCTCAGGGGCAAGTGGAAACTATATCACGCGAAAGATCGCGACATCCCGACCCTTGCGACGTTACATCCTGCCTATCTGCTTCGCTCGCCGGAGGCGAAGCGTTATGCCTGGCGCGACCTGCTCATGCTCAAAGAAAAACTGAGCACCCTCCAATAG